The following proteins come from a genomic window of Anas acuta chromosome 22, bAnaAcu1.1, whole genome shotgun sequence:
- the CELA3B gene encoding chymotrypsin-like elastase family member 3B, which produces MLTLLVPLLLVASGCQAAVLPKEPQSRVVNGEDAVPYSWPWQISLQYERDGTFRHTCGGTLIAPGWVMTAAHCISSTLTYEVVLGEYDMSTAEGSEQRIPVASSDIFVHPKWRSSCVACGNDIALMKLRHNAVLNTQVQTGQLPPAGTILPDGYPCYLSGWGRLSTGGPLPDRLQEALMPVVDYEHCTQPDWWGSLAIRTTMICAGGAEKAGCNGDSGGPLNCQAEDGHWEVHGIASFVSGLGCDTPKKPTVFTRVSAFEDWIAETIQNNS; this is translated from the exons ATGCTGACGCTCCTTGTCCCCCTGCTGCTTGTGGCTAGCG GCTGCCAGGCTGCGGTGCTGCCAAAAGAACCGCAGTCGCGGGTGGTGAACGGGGAGGATGCGGTGCCCTACAGCTGGCCCTGGCAG ATCTCGCTGCAGTACGAGCGCGACGGCACCTTCCGCCACACCTGCGGGGGCACCCTCATCGCACCCGGCTGGGTGATGACGGCCGCGCACTGCATCTC CTCCACGCTCACCTACGAGGTGGTGCTGGGCGAGTACGACATGAGCACTGCCGAGGGCTCTGAGCAGCGCATCCCTGTCGCCTCCTCCGACATCTTTGTGCACCCCAAGTGGAGAAGCTCGTGCGTGGCCTGCGG CAACGACATCGCCCTGATGAAACTGCGGCACAACGCGGTGCTCAACACCCAAGTGCAGACGGGGCAGCTGCCGCCCGCCGGCACCATCCTGCCCGACGGCTACCCCTGCTACCTGAGCGGCTGGGGACGTCTGTCCA CTGGCGGCCCGCTGCCGGACCGGCTGCAGGAGGCGCTGATGCCCGTGGTGGACTACGAGCACTGCACGCAGCCCGACTGGTGGGGCAGCCTGGCCATCCGCACCACCATGATCTGTGCTGGTGGAGCCGAGAAGGCTGGCTGCAAC gGCGACTCGGGCGGCCCCCTGAACTGCCAGGCTGAGGATGGGCACTGGGAGGTGCACGGCATCGCCAGCTTCGTCTCGGGACTGGGCTGCGACACCCCGAAGAAGCCCACTGTCTTCACTCGCGTCTCTGCCTTTGAGGACTGGATCGCTGAG ACCATACAGAACAACAGCTGA